GGATAAAACATTAAGTAATCTATTCAGTGAAGAACAGCCAACTGATCAAATAAGAAGTAAGAGGCTTGTTTTGGTTGCTTTGTCTTATTACACATCTAATATCAAGTTTGTCAAACATTTGCTGCCTTGGCGTGACCAAATTTTAGCACTGCTTCAAGCTTCTTTATCATCTTCTGGTCTGGAAACCACATTAAGAGCACTTGCTATCCAATTAACGGtgattttaattttatctCCACGATTGCAAGATAGTACGAGTGGCTTGGAAATTGGTTTATTCGATGAAGAAGCTGCCATTCTGATTACCAAATTAGGTGAATTATTGATCGAGAATGGAGCAAAAGATGCTATTGATTCCAACAAGGTCATTGAAAGCGAACTACTTCTGGCGATTGCCAAGCTTGCAAAATGTAACAGACTTGAGGATATCGTCAACCACCAAGTACTTGATCGCTTACTAAATATTATTGGCAAAACAGACTACACTCTTACTCAGAAATTAACATTAGTTAGCTACTTAATCAAATTATCCCAAACACCCTCTTTGGCTGAATCCGTGATTATTAAATTAAGTGAATTTTTATCTGTCGATAACCCTGACACTGCAACATATGGTGTTCCTGAGAATGTCATCTTACAATCAATCACTTCTTTAACCAATGCTTTATCAATGGATCATGATACGGTAAATCTTACAATGAGACTACTTCCAGTGCTGTTTCGATTTGCTCTAAACAGGGGGGCTGAACTGAGCGTTTATCAAGTAGATTATTTAGCTTCAGTTTCTCGTCGTTTGATCGCCGGTATGAAGCACGATGAAGCAGAGAAGTTAGTTCTTGAAAGTatgacttttttttctggaCTATTTCCCAGGGTTATTGCTGATTTCTCTGATATCCAAAATGCTGAAAACTTTTATCGTAGATTTTCCCTTGACGAAGGGAACATCAAAATTACACATATTCCGATTTTACTTTCTATGATACAGGGTTTGGATGTTTCTATTGAACTTAAGTCCAGAGTCGATATGGTTCTTTTGGGGAAACATCTATCGATGTATATCGTCAACAATGAAGTTCTTCCCCTGACAAGACTTGAAATTTTAGTTGGAGTATCAGTTATATTTAACAAGTATCTTTCGTTAGGTGACTTGGATTCTATTTTTGGggttgttgatggtgaCATCGAGGAATTGCAATTGTGGGCCCTATATGGACTAATCATGAAATGTGATGAACATGCAACCGAAAAGTTTGTAAGAATGTTGACCACCTTGAACTTTAGAAAAGCAACAAAGGCAGTatcaatcattttcaaccCGATTCCAGAAATGCAAGATGCtttgagagaaaagaaggatgttgatgaagtaTCGTTTAATAATGGATTAGATATAGGACCTCAGCTTTTGTTAGCATTCAAAAAGGAGAAGCCCAGCCTGATGATGGTAAGAAGTAAAAATAAGTTAGCTGTATCCAATTTAACTATTCGGGCTATTTGGAAGCAAAAAATTCTGGAGTTTATTCTATCTAAAAAGGATGAACTTTCAAGCACTCAAATGGACTACATTGTCCCTTTGATCTTAACATTTGTACCAGAAGAAATGTATGCTTCCCATTTGGAATCATTACTTCCTAAATTAATACAGATAGTACAAACGTGTGACGATAACAGGGTTATTTTGtctgttttgaaaattgttTGCAATGTTATTGCCGAGGAAAATGGAAGAGTATTTATGAAGGGGTACGTCGATACAGTTATGGAAATTTGTCTAACTTATGCATTGCAAAACAAAGATTTCACTTTAAAGAAACAAGcattgaaaacattattAGGAATGTGTTTGTTTAAAACATCTTTGGTTGTCTCATTTAAAAAGAGAGTTACAAAGCTCTGTGAAGTGAATTTGGATGATC
The window above is part of the Pichia kudriavzevii chromosome 1, complete sequence genome. Proteins encoded here:
- a CDS encoding uncharacterized protein (PKUD0A03300; similar to Saccharomyces cerevisiae YIL128W (MET18); ancestral locus Anc_2.233) — protein: MSTHKELINEFIASTDTSAQERSVDEIVKLLQDNSLTLLAFIQALQLYITSTNDDIRVSTFKLLSQILCKISSSKLYPKDIDVLMAFLYSKLLDRPVVKFVLSSIFSLVSMKFFNNENVNCVLEKLIENYNPKEHPQSIREMALKIVSHLNSSFPQSSYSNNKMIECFLHVSENEKDPSNLLLIFQILQSISKCLDITNFTQPLFDTMFRYYPISFKSSTEAQETMIYSLKNSLNTSLASNDLYAEELFPNLIEKYNTATLTQVKLDILTTISTVSQYYSESTIREHILQLWNTLKYTIMNQELAQLVSIPSILSYYEKSSNDTDQIFHSNLIAVKHLANKLDHDSKLLIYDDLSSSLLITERNRRFLQSYLTLAIISLPTENSLNEGNDDILDKTLSNLFSEEQPTDQIRSKRLVLVALSYYTSNIKFVKHLLPWRDQILALLQASLSSSGLETTLRALAIQLTVILILSPRLQDSTSGLEIGLFDEEAAILITKLGELLIENGAKDAIDSNKVIESELLLAIAKLAKCNRLEDIVNHQVLDRLLNIIGKTDYTLTQKLTLVSYLIKLSQTPSLAESVIIKLSEFLSVDNPDTATYGVPENVILQSITSLTNALSMDHDTVNLTMRLLPVLFRFALNRGAELSVYQVDYLASVSRRLIAGMKHDEAEKLVLESMTFFSGLFPRVIADFSDIQNAENFYRRFSLDEGNIKITHIPILLSMIQGLDVSIELKSRVDMVLLGKHLSMYIVNNEVLPLTRLEILVGVSVIFNKYLSLGDLDSIFGVVDGDIEELQLWALYGLIMKCDEHATEKFVRMLTTLNFRKATKAVSIIFNPIPEMQDALREKKDVDEVSFNNGLDIGPQLLLAFKKEKPSLMMVRSKNKLAVSNLTIRAIWKQKILEFILSKKDELSSTQMDYIVPLILTFVPEEMYASHLESLLPKLIQIVQTCDDNRVILSVLKIVCNVIAEENGRVFMKGYVDTVMEICLTYALQNKDFTLKKQALKTLLGMCLFKTSLVVSFKKRVTKLCEVNLDDHHRDIRMLSVSVRQAWEDLGLDGM